One segment of Gemmatimonadota bacterium DNA contains the following:
- the hpt gene encoding hypoxanthine phosphoribosyltransferase, protein MRILLTEEQIAEKVKSLGARLSADYREKNPVLIGCLKGGVVFLADLMREITIPLTIDFVRASTYGTGQVSAGVVKADIFDVNIRGRHAVIVEDIVDTGLTLGYLTEVLTKQEPLSLKVCALLVKPGAERAPVSIDYRGFDIPGDFVVGYGLDWGERYRDLPYVAVVDEQDA, encoded by the coding sequence ATGAGAATCCTGCTCACCGAAGAACAGATCGCGGAGAAGGTGAAAAGCCTCGGGGCACGCCTTTCCGCGGACTACCGGGAGAAGAACCCGGTACTCATCGGATGTCTCAAGGGGGGCGTGGTCTTCCTTGCCGACCTTATGCGGGAAATCACGATACCTCTCACCATCGACTTCGTACGCGCTTCAACCTATGGGACGGGGCAGGTTTCCGCCGGCGTCGTAAAGGCCGATATCTTCGATGTGAACATCCGCGGACGGCACGCCGTAATCGTGGAGGACATCGTTGACACGGGGCTGACGCTGGGCTATCTTACGGAAGTGTTGACGAAGCAGGAACCGTTGTCCCTGAAGGTATGCGCCTTGCTGGTCAAACCGGGGGCGGAACGCGCGCCCGTTTCGATCGATTATCGGGGTTTCGACATACCGGGCGATTTCGTCGTAGGGTACGGCCTCGACTGGGGCGAGCGGTACCGGGACCTGCCGTACGTCGCCGTGGTCGATGAACAGGATGCCTGA